Within Cucumis melo cultivar AY chromosome 4, USDA_Cmelo_AY_1.0, whole genome shotgun sequence, the genomic segment ttattttcaaaaatatatataatataatactATAATTATTTCATGTCGCATTTATTATGTATCTTATAACTTACCCTATTTAATGTATtagataaataatatatttattttcatttaattataAGATACATTTAATATAGATTCATTTTAAAATGGTATAAAATTGAGGCAATTATGGTGATAATATATTAAAGAATCTCcacaaaatgattttttttattccatATCATCCGGGCATCTTATTTTCGGTCTCTTCATCTAACTCTTCAGTGCTGTAACCGATCACTTTCTTCGTCCGATTTCTCTCCTTTCGATCTCTCTTTCCGGTCGATCTCTTTTCGTCGATTCTTTCTTATTCTGTTCATCTCCTTCAAAATTTTCGGTGAGTGAACGTTTGtttcatatttttaattatgtttatgaaattgtGAACTATAGTATGTCGGTGAATCTTTTACTTTTTCGATTAAGAAAATTTACAGTAAATGAAGTATATATGCTACTTTATTTCCTTTCGTTTTGCATCATTTTTTATACGTACTACCTACCTTACTAAGTTATAATATGTAATATCCATTTTGTATTGTTTTCAAATATTGAACAGGtgtcatattttttatatactaTTTCCAAAAATTTATCCACTAACATTTTTGTATTAAGATATAGAGATATTAGATCCTTAACCAAACCCATGATCCATACTCGACatgacatattttagatttagttCAACTTATCAAATTTGTTGTAGGCTTTCATCCGGAGTATCCAatatcattatatattttttaatattattatttgattaaaTAGAACATATATGACGTTTGGAACATAGAAGTGTAGTTTTTGTTTCGACTGTTGCACGTATGTTTGggtattaataattattaagaaaTTTTATGGCTAAACTTAATGTGTTTTCAATTATTATGTTTcgaaaataaagaaagaaaaaattataataaaataaaataaaaaagaaagaggaaaaaactgGTTTAAATTTAATCGTTGGTGGGGACacataaatttataatttataatttaatttaaaaaattaaaaagaaaaaaagtggaAAGCGACAAAACGCAGCAATTCTTAGGTGCGGCGTTCGGcggaaaacaaaaatttaattaCTATTTTATTACAACCCATCAATCAAACAAAAACTctcacatttttctttttatttatttattataataataataataataataataataactttttttttttttttaaaaaaaagtctCGACTCTTAACCCATAAACAAGAAATTTAATAGGAGATCCATTCAccaaaatttaaagaatttttAAACTTATTGCACATACATATCGTTGAGTTACGGTATACGCATTCTAATCACATGATTTACATTTTTTCCTTTAGTTTGAGATATAAGAAAGTGAATTTATTTTTAggtttaaatttcatttttattttaatctttccaggttttttttttttttttattttgatctaTTTCAAGTTTAAATTCCTCAACACCAAATTGTACTCATAATAATTTAAATGTTTCTTATCTATCTTAAATCTTAATTTTCATTCTCTAACTTAtttagtttgaagttagttaaAAATTAGATTAAAGAACAAATcagaattaaataatttttgaTGATAGATAAACAATTCcaaaatatcatatatttaataagACTATTTAGTATGAGatccttaaaataaaaacaatatatcATTAAATGACATGTCAAACTTCGCAGAAAGAAAAATATGTATTATAATAGTAGTACATTGATTGGGgtttatattaattaaagagAGATGTTCCCTAATAACACAACACACAAACCTTCCATGTCTCCCTTTCACACTCCTTTATATAAGAAAAACCACACGCCCACTTCCTTATCCCCTTTACTCTTCTTTCTTTGCACTTTTTTCTAGTCTACTCGTGCACCATTTCTTACCCTTTCTTCTTTATTCCCatggcttcttcttcttctacatCCACGAACACGAGCGTGTCGGGGTGTGGTGGTAGCGGTGGCGGTGGTTCGCCGTGTGGAGCATGCAAGTTTCTAAGGAGAAAATGTGTGGCTGATTGTATATTTGCTCCTTATTTTTGTTCAGAACAAGGGGCTGCGAGATTTGCTGCCATTCATAAAGTGTTCGGAGCAAGTAATGTTTCGAAGTTGTTGCTTCATGTTCCTGTTCACGATCGTTGTGAAGCTGTTGTTACTATTGCCTATGAAGCTCAAGCAAGGATTCATGATCCTGTTTATGGTTGTGTTGCTCATATTTTTGCTCTTCAACAACAGGTGTCGATCATTTTGTTTTTCTACTTTAtgatttgtttttgtttaaatatcatCACTTATTAGCTCGATCATTGTTTAATTTTGCAGTGATGAATGATTAAGAATATGAATAAAAGATCTGATTTTTCAGACTAGCTCTGTTtgagttttgaaaattaattaaaaacttaACAATATtactatttaattaatttgtgaaTTTCCttgttttgtatttaatttcattttttaggGAGTCTTTAAAAGTGAAACGAAAGTTTcatagtttcaaatttaaaaaacttaagaattaattgttttgttttttaaatttggctaaaaattgttgaaaaagtTTCCCCCTTGTTGAAACCTTGTAGAACGAGGgtaaaaaaacaaatagaaacagaaaattgaaaacaaatgaTTGTTATAATTGGTGTGCCTAAAAGTTAGATTTGTTAATAACCCCATACACAATTTTTTAGCTTAATGGCGATTGTTTATTGAAGAGTTACCTAATATTGTTTtatttgttgtttgttttcattgtgtaagcaaaaaaataaaaataaaaataaaaaaggagtTCATATTGGAGATGCAAAATTTCACTTGATACAATCCATTAATCTAACAGAACTTTAAAAGCATCAACTTTTAAACAagtcctctcttttttttctttttttttttttccttactCGATTCAAGTTTGTTTGAATTGTCCTTTAATCACACTTAGAAAGTCGAGACAAATTACAAAATTGAATTGAAagaatccttttttttttttgggtttttgAAGGTGGCATACTTACAAACACAGCTGATGCAAGCCAAGGCTCAACTTGCACAAACCCTAATGGATTCAGGAAGTAATATGGAGATTCAATGGACAGGCGATTTCAATAACAGCAACCTCTCGAATGGATCAATTCCAAATAACAATTATCAAACTCAAATTATGAACAACCCAACCCCACAAAGCTCTCTAGAATCAGCTGCCAACAATGATGAAGCATTGTTATTCATTAATCAAAATCAATTATTTCATGAGAGCCAATTAAGCAGATCATCGCAAGAACCTCAAATTCTTCAACCATTTCCTAGAAAAAAATTATCTTCTTCTCATGCAGATCTTGGGGAACTCCATGCTTTGGCCCTTAGAATGATGagaaactaattaattaatgaagACGAAAGTCATGTGTAATTTTGTGAAGAACAGTGGATTTTGATGATATATCTATAGTCATTTTATGAGACCAAAAAGTTGTGTGTATATAGTGACTATATCAGCCATTTATGTTCAATctttattctctctctctcctttttttttcttctaatttctGAAAGCAAAATAGTTACCATAATAGTGGAAAGCCTTAATTAGCTTATTGAAATAGCTGGGTTAGGCTGAATTggttgtttgttttgttttcttatagATGTAAGGCTAGCTAGTTAAAATAGATCTAATTTTATATATAGGATAGGATAAGCAAGTTAAATATGCTATATGGTGGTACTATGGATCATTTCTAAGATGCATTTgaggagggaaagagttataagagaaaaggattatgataatcctagtgttatgataatatgtattTGAGGTAAGGGTTATTATTGATAGTTTTATATGTTAATATGTGTTCGGGAGAAAAAATACGAAAGGTAGTGTTACGATTgtatgtgtttgagggaaggaCTATGATAGCAGTGttataataatagaatttggatTGAGTTATTTGGATAGAGTAACGTAGGAttgtaagaaaggaaaaagagaggAGAAGTTAGGGTTATTGGGGTTTAGGATAACCCTAAGAATCCCTATTTATTATAACCCTTGtgtttggcccaatttcctaaccaatatattatttcaccaaaaaaaaagaaaaagactcATTTCAAACATGTCcatatgaaaaatgaaaatttgggGCCTTGTGACAAAACAACGACTTATCAAGCAAAGAATCACACCTGAGTTTGTATATAATACATCTCTTAGACCCTAAACAAAATAAATCCAACATAAAACTCAAGGGAAAACTAAATAGTAATCTCCTTagactattattttttttaaaaaatctccATAGAATGTGTGTTTCTTTGGTCATTTAAGATGTTAAAAAAAAACCTCTCACTACGACCATGTAAACAAGAAAATACAAagctattaaaaaaaaatagaaacataagAATTAACATAAACCTTCTAATCGAAGAAAAATTCATTGATCAGAAATATCCAACTATAtgtaaaattattataatcaaATGAAAATCTCTCTCTCGgtctcaaaaaaaaagaaaaatttaattaGAATTAGCATACTCAAACttaaaagtaattttaattaaaacaattTGAAATTAAAGAAACAAACTTATTTTGTTGAAGCTTTTTCAACATGAGAGAATCACACTAATATTTTAC encodes:
- the LOC103500368 gene encoding LOB domain-containing protein 16; this encodes MASSSSTSTNTSVSGCGGSGGGGSPCGACKFLRRKCVADCIFAPYFCSEQGAARFAAIHKVFGASNVSKLLLHVPVHDRCEAVVTIAYEAQARIHDPVYGCVAHIFALQQQVAYLQTQLMQAKAQLAQTLMDSGSNMEIQWTGDFNNSNLSNGSIPNNNYQTQIMNNPTPQSSLESAANNDEALLFINQNQLFHESQLSRSSQEPQILQPFPRKKLSSSHADLGELHALALRMMRN